From a region of the Eretmochelys imbricata isolate rEreImb1 chromosome 6, rEreImb1.hap1, whole genome shotgun sequence genome:
- the LOC144266279 gene encoding heme-binding protein 2-like: MQQEAVGCRMSGAAGEPGAPGAITLEELDSMAEEQSPEAADHSSSCSRAEEAEAEAAAAEQERLLSYWQSVGRGHQVDVPRDMAEPIQQLTRNNQHQERESIPFTLVHRKEKFGEVLYEKRQYGKAKWACIKMQEEQYEQSICLGFMKLMKYICEQNSSGLYLGMTVPIVTLVHTTESHAEITPSVTVAYYLPALLQEQPPQPYDPEIIIEEWPPTVVYTRSFRGVTNEDSIMREINFLAELLESPELCLQNIFIVAGYTNPAAANRHNEIWFLQRP; this comes from the exons ATGCAGCAGGAAGCGGTCGGCTGCCGCATGAGCGGCGCGGCCGGGGAGCCCGGCGCCCCGGGGGCGATCACGCTGGAGGAGCTGGACAGCATGGCCGAGGAGCAGAGCCCCGAGGCGGCTgatcacagcagcagctgctcccgggcggaggaggcggaggcggaggcgGCCGCCGCCGAGCAGGAGCGTCTGCTCAGCTACTGGCAGAGCGTGGGCAGGGGGCACCAGGTGGACGTGCCCAGGG ACATGGCAGAGCCAATCCAGCAACTGACCAGAAATAATCAACATCAGGAGAGGGAAAGTATCCCATTTACACTGGTACACCGCAAAGAAAAG TTTGGGGAAGTGCTTTACGAAAAACGTCAGTATGGAAAAGCTAAATGGGCTTGTATTAAAATGCAAGAAGAACAGTATGAACAGAGCATATGTCTGGGATTCATGAAGCTTATGAAATATATTTGTGAGCAGAACTCTTCAG GGCTGTACTTGGGGATGACTGTACCCATTGTGACTCTAGTGCACACTACTGAATCTCACGCAGAGATCACACCTTCAGTGACAGTCGCATACTACCTGCCGGCACTGCTGCAGGAGCAGCCACCTCAGCCTTACGATCCTGAGATAATTATTGAAGAGTGGCCTCCTACTGTTGTTTATACTAG GAGCTTCAGAGGGGTCACCAATGAAGACTCTATAATGAGAGAAATAAACTTCTTGGCAGAACTTCTGGAGAGCCCTGAGCTATGTTTGCAGAATATATTCATTGTTGCAGGATACACCAATCCAGCTGCTGCAAATCGACACAATGAAATATGGTTCCTGCAAAGGCCGTAG